One genomic window of Cygnus olor isolate bCygOlo1 chromosome 3, bCygOlo1.pri.v2, whole genome shotgun sequence includes the following:
- the LRRN4 gene encoding LOW QUALITY PROTEIN: leucine-rich repeat neuronal protein 4 (The sequence of the model RefSeq protein was modified relative to this genomic sequence to represent the inferred CDS: inserted 4 bases in 3 codons) has translation MLSLLLTLSLLVRSTASGPXSRAEPVASRDVTTFFQLAQEDSWENVNLTSMSCEDQKNRTWITLQLTSSTLTTFPACLPEALETLDLSNNLLEEVNSTEIASLPRLRILSLRQNLLRVVRWGPDALSSLLFLDLSFNKLSSVPLCHASFLPSLRWLSLAGNPLTEIQPLAFSCYPQLQFLNLSTTLLGQDNRRGIRESAFAVSTSPSESTNRTGNTINVLDLSGTFLEKIQPEWAKDMPNLRALHLTKMSRLRSLDTDLRSMPHLRELNCDDSHSLGFVRTEMFESTPHLSHLSFQNCNLSSFNPWNITSSDSITINLHGNPLLCDCRLSWLLSKPKKVVLQRVSDTFCNVSQENWDRPSTIFTLQELYDECQSERNVTLPDSNTPSTEDEAFSFASYTSTAAVTTGSALLTKDTHTSSLTHRNAPSTTAANPAELLLKKASNSSREDEEVSEAMSHPPSPTPATTSPGFLRELHSRAPDRSAMSHAQTDQPQRELRKTQEAFPQQGPFSQPTSDYSSTAREDPDAADHYIHSFAVERTPQTELRRLNSTRSGTHSASASTRSLIHYVDDYEYEEQTTEPPXQQVYTSCDYNPCRHLQRPCSELQSISRCLCPGMSREDEIPDPPRLREVSEVTDSSAQVHWCAPNSVVRTYQLMLHDQGNEERRLVLDNIYATARQYTLYNLRPYTTYHICVTASNKAGXSQVTSQGIAGNSCTRFQTKLSYKSVFAALSAASGLFLISTIILSVCLCKAHKKPHSEQYGTHLVSYKNPAFDYPLKLQTTS, from the exons ATGCTGTCCCTTCTGCTCACCCTCTCCCTGCTGGTGAGGAGCACAGCATCAGGCCC GAGCAGAGCGGAGCCTGTGGCATCCAGGGATGTCACCACATTTTTCCAGCTGGCTCAGGAAGACTCTTGGGAGAACGTTAACCTCACCAGCATGTCCTGCGAGGATCAGAAGAACAGGACCTGGATCACCCTGCAGCTGACCAGCAGCACCCTGACGACCTTCCCTGCCTGCCTACCAGAGGCCCTGGAGACCTTAGACCTCAGCAACAACCTCCTAGAAGAGGTGAACAGCACAGAGATAGCAAGCCTGCCACGGCTGCGCATCCTCTCGCTGAGGCAGAACCTTCTCCGGGTGGTCAGGTGGGGACCTGATGCTCTCAGCAGTCTCCTTTTCCTGGACTTAAGCTTTAACAAGCTGTCGTCTGTGCCATTGTGCCACGCTTCCTTCCTGCCCAGCCTGAGGTGGCTGTCCCTGGCTGGAAACCCACTGACTGAAATCCAGCCGTTGGCTTTCTCCTGCTACCCTCAGCTACAGTTCCTAAACCTCTCCACAACTCTGCTCGGGCAGGACAACCGCAGGGGAATTAGGGAGTCTGCTTTTGCCGTCAGCACATCTCCCAGCGAGTCTACAAACAGGACTGGGAACACCATCAACGTGCTTGATCTGAGCGGGACCTTTCTGGAGAAAA ttcaACCAGAGTGGGCCAAAGACATGCCCAACCTCAGAGCGCTTCACCTGACAAAGATGTCCCGACTAAGAAGTCTCGATACCGACCTCAGGTCCATGCCTCATCTCAGGGAGCTCAACTGTGACGACTCCCACTCCCTGGGTTTTGTAAGGACAGAGATGTTTGAAAGCACACCTCATCTGAGCCACCTCTCATTTCAGAA CTGTAACCTGAGTTCCTTTAATCCTTGGAATATCACTTCATCAGACAGCATCACCATCAACTTGCATGGAAATCCCCTGCTGTGTGACTGCAggctctcctggctgctctcCAAGCCCAAGAAAGTTGTGCTGCAAAG GGTTTCAGACACTTTTTGCAATGTGTCCCAGGAAAATTGGGACAGACCCTCCACAATTTTTACACTGCAAGAGCTCTACGATGAATGCCAGTCTGAGAGAAACGTCACGCTGCCCGATTCAAACACACCCTCCACCGAAGACGAAGCTTTCAGCTTTGCCAGCTACACCAGCACGGCCGCAGTAACGACAGGCTCTGCTCTGCTAACCAAAGACACTCACACCAGCTCCCTAACTCACAGGAATGCACCGAGCACAACCGCAGCCAACCCAGCCGAGCTGCTGCTCAAAAAAGCCAGCAATTCCTCCCGGGAGGACGAGGAAGTTTCTGAAGCCATGAGCCATCCCCCTTCCCCCACGCCAGCAACCACCTCCCCCGGTTTTCTCAGAGAGCTCCACAGCCGGGCCCCGGATCGCAGCGCCATGAGTCACGCTCAAACAGATCAGCCTCAGAGGGAGCTCAGAAAAACTCAGGAGGCGTTTCCCCAGCAAGGCCCATTCAGCCAGCCCACCAGTGATTATTCTTCTACAGCAAGGGAGGATCCAGATGCCGCTGACCATTACATTCACTCCTTTGCTGTGGAAAGAACCCCGCAGACAGAGCTGCGCCGGCTGAACTCCACACGGTCCGGCACTCACTCGGCATCAGCATCCACCAGGTCACTGATACACTACGTGGACGACTACGAGTATGAGGAGCAGACAACAGAACCCC TGCAACAGGTATACACCTCGTGCGACTACAATCCTTGCAGGCACCTTCAGAGACCGTGCAGCGAACTTCAGAGCATATCCCGATGTTTGTGCCCTGGCATGTCAAGGGAGGATGAAATCCCGGACCCTCCGAGGCTCAGAGAGGTGTCTGAAGTCACAGACAGCTCTGCACAGGTACACTGGTGCGCTCCAAATTCAGTTGTTCGTACCTATCAGCTGATGCTTCACGACCAAGGCAACGAGGAGAGACGGCTCGTCCTGGACAATATTTATGCCACAGCAAGACAGTACACCCTGTATAACCTGCGACCGTACACCACTTACCACATCTGTGTGACTGCTTCGAACAAAGCAG CAAGCCAGGTGACAAGTCAGGGAATTGCAGGTAACTCGTGCACCAGATTTCAAACGAAGCTCAGCTACAAGTCTGTCTTTGCTGCTCTGTCTGCAGCAAGCGGACTCTTTCTCATTTCCACAatcattttgtctgtttgtctGTGCAAGGCACATAAAAAGCCTCACAGTGAGCAATATGGTACACACTTAGTCTCTTACAAGAACCCAGCGTTTGATTACCCCTTAAAACTACAGACCACGAGTTAG
- the FERMT1 gene encoding LOW QUALITY PROTEIN: fermitin family homolog 1 (The sequence of the model RefSeq protein was modified relative to this genomic sequence to represent the inferred CDS: inserted 4 bases in 3 codons; deleted 1 base in 1 codon; substituted 1 base at 1 genomic stop codon), whose protein sequence is MTSSGAYGSNSWELLVSVDHQYEEEQKEFTLRVTGDLHIGGVMLKLVEQIKMPQDWSDYALWWEQKKCWLLKTHWTLDKCGVQADAKLLFTTQHKMLRLRLPNMKTVRLKVSFSSVVFKAVSDICKILNIRRSEELSLLKQSEDTIRKKKKKDKNNKEPVTEDILNLCNSPASSGLSASPGLYSKTMTPTYDPISGTPASSTVTWFSDSPLTEQNCNVLAFSHPICSPETLAEMYQPRTLADKARLNAGWLDSSRSLMEQGILEDDQLLLRFKYYTFFDLNPKYDAVRINQIYEQARWAILLEEVDCTEEEMLIFAALQYHVSKLSSSSETQNFTGESEVDEIEAALSNLEVALEGGKTSNILEDITDIPKLADYLRLVRPRKLSIKSIKPYWFVFKDTSVSYXKNTESAQGEPIEKLNLKGCEVVPDVNVAAKKFGIKLLIPVADGXMNXIFKCDNENQYARWMAACVLASKGKTMADSSYHPEVHKILSFLKMKNWTMSPQAVSDPENIDMXPECFVSLRYTKKYKSKQLAARILEAHQNVSQMSLVEAKLRFIQAWQSLPEFGLSYYIVRFKGSKKDDVLGVSYNRLIRIDIATGDPITTWRFSNMKQWNVNWEIRQVAIEFDQNVSIAFTCLSADCKIIHEYIGGYIFLSTRSKDHNETLDEELFHKLTGGQE, encoded by the exons aaatgccCCAAGATTGGTCAGACTATGCTCTTTGGTGGgagcaaaaaaaatgctggcTTCTGAAAACCCACTGGACTCTTGATAAATGTGGGGTGCAGGCAGATGCTAAGCTGCTCTTTACTACTCAGCACAAAATGCTGCGGCTTCGCTTGCCAAACATGAAGACCGTGAGACTGAAagtcagcttttcttctgtggtgTTCAAAGCTGTCAGTGACATCTGCAAAATCCTCA ATATCAGACGGTCAGAAGAACTCTCTTTGCTGAAGCAGTCAGAAGATACAattagaaagaagaagaaaaaagacaagaacaACAAAGAACCTGttacagaagatattttaaacttGTGCAACTCTCCAGCGAGTTCTGGATTATCAG CAAGTCCAGGTTTATATAGTAAAACCATGACGCCCACGTATGATCCCATCAGTGGGACACCAGCTTCTTCTACGGTCACTTGGTTCAGTGACAGTCCCTTGACTGAGCAGAACTGCAACGTCCTTGCCTTCAGTCATCCCATCTGTTCTCCAGAAACACTAGCGGAGATGTACCAGCCTCGGACATTAGCTGACAAAGCTAGACTCAATGCAGG ctggctAGATTCATCCCGATCACTTATGGAACAAGGCATTCTGGAGGATGATCAGCTTCTTCTACGCTTTAAATATTACACTTTCTTTGATTTGAATCCAAAA TATGACGCAGTGCGGATAAACCAAATATATGAGCAAGCCCGCTGGGCTATCCTGTTAGAAGAAGTTGActgcacagaggaagaaatgctgaTCTTTGCTGCACTACAG tACCATGTAAGCAagttatcatcatcatcagagACACAAAATTTCACTGGTGAATCAGAAGTAGATGAAATAGAAGCTGCGCTTTCTAATCTGGAAGTGGCACTGGAAGGGGGAAAGACAAGTAACATTTTG GAGGACATCACAGACATCCCG AAACTTGCTGATTATCTCAGGCTAGTTAG gccCAGGAAGCTGTCAATCAAATCTATCAAGCCatactggtttgtttttaaagatacttctgtatctt ttaaaaacacagaatctgCACAGGGAGAACCGATTGAGAAACTAAACCTAAaag GATGTGAAGTTGTACCAGATGTAAATGTTGCAGCAAAGAAGTTTGGAATCAAATTATTAATTCCTGTTGCTGATGGCTGAATGAA TATATTTAAATGTGATAAT GAGAATCAATATGCTCGGTGGATGGCTGCTTGTGTTCTGGCCTCAAAAGGCAAAACAATGGCTGATAGCTCTTACCATCCTGAGGTCCACAAGATCCTTTCATTTCTAAAGATGAAGAACTGGACTATGTCACCCCAGGCTGTCTCTGATCCGGAAAACATAGATA AACCAGAATGCTTCGTCTCATTACgttacacaaaaaaatacaagtcCAAGCAG TTGGCTGCTCGTATTCTGGAAGCTCACCAAAATGTGTCCCAGATGTCCCTAGTGGAGGCCAAGCTGCGTTTTATTCAGGCATGGCAGTCCCTTCCTGAGTTTGGCTTGTCCTACTACATTGTAAG gtttaaaGGAAGCAAGAAGGATGATGTGCTCGGGGTGTCCTATAACAGGCTGATAAGAATAGATATAGCCACAGGAGACCCTATCACAACATGGAGGTTCTCCAACATGAAGCAGTGGAATGTGAACTGGGAAATACGCCAG GTTGCAATTGAATTTGATCAGAATGTGTCTATCGCCTTCACATGCCTGAGTGCAGACTGCAAAATCATCCACGAGTACATCGGGGGCTACATCTTCTTGTCAACCCGCTCCAAAGACCACAATGAAACACTGGATGAGGAACTGTTCCATAAACTAACTGGAGGTCAGGAATGA